One part of the Tunicatimonas pelagia genome encodes these proteins:
- a CDS encoding RNA polymerase sigma-70 factor: protein MPNNTHYPSLERLFEQVTRHDDYQAFEKIFKSTYGDLLRYIMGFTSDKGEAENVVSEVFYKLWKHRGSIHISTSVKSYLYSATRNQALDGLRKTQSAQVMMKKTSSALSAHVISPEEKLIGQELEECIQNAINQLPEQRQLIFRLNREEGLKYREIAQRLNISIKTVETQMSRSLKALREAIPH, encoded by the coding sequence GTGCCCAACAATACACATTATCCTTCCCTAGAACGGCTATTCGAACAGGTAACCCGGCACGATGACTATCAGGCATTTGAGAAAATATTTAAATCTACTTACGGAGACCTGTTACGCTACATAATGGGCTTTACTTCTGATAAAGGGGAAGCTGAAAATGTAGTATCTGAAGTTTTTTATAAACTTTGGAAGCATCGTGGTAGTATTCACATTAGTACATCGGTAAAATCGTATCTCTATTCGGCAACTCGGAATCAAGCTCTGGACGGATTGCGGAAAACACAGAGTGCCCAGGTTATGATGAAGAAGACTTCAAGTGCCTTGAGCGCCCATGTAATTAGCCCAGAAGAAAAGCTTATTGGCCAGGAGCTGGAGGAGTGTATCCAAAATGCAATTAATCAACTACCCGAACAGCGACAACTGATTTTCCGTCTTAATCGGGAAGAGGGACTCAAGTACCGAGAAATTGCCCAGCGACTCAATATCTCAATTAAAACAGTAGAAACCCAGATGAGCCGTTCACTGAAAGCCTTACGTGAGGCTATTCCTCATTAA
- a CDS encoding FecR family protein — translation MSEHHNYEKEANQAFRQLDQRLREEDLVPNQKVHTFQRYWIAAAVLVIILASAALWPTWFTSAQSEVAVSQIEKSTLPGQRTRFQLPDGTKVYLNADSRFTYPSAFAEQRIVYLSGEAFLEVAHDADRPFIVRTEEATVQVLGTSFNVKAHKDQPTEAVVVSGKVAFNAINHPESRMLLQPNDKAVLNATTGETIQSLVDATSYTAWTNGTLIFDNQPLGEVFTELARWYGMTITVENPTIRECRVTAKFDDLSLATVLDQLQFVVPITYQLEEKRISIGGDSCEKEML, via the coding sequence ATGAGTGAACATCATAACTACGAGAAGGAAGCCAACCAGGCTTTTCGCCAACTTGACCAACGATTACGAGAGGAAGATTTAGTGCCTAATCAGAAGGTTCATACTTTTCAACGATACTGGATTGCCGCAGCAGTTTTGGTAATAATACTAGCCTCGGCTGCCCTATGGCCTACCTGGTTTACTTCTGCTCAGTCTGAAGTGGCTGTTAGCCAGATAGAAAAATCCACCCTGCCGGGGCAGAGAACTCGCTTTCAGCTACCAGATGGAACAAAGGTCTATCTAAATGCTGATAGTCGGTTTACCTACCCTTCGGCTTTTGCCGAGCAGCGGATAGTGTATCTCAGCGGAGAAGCCTTTTTAGAGGTAGCGCATGATGCCGATCGACCATTTATTGTTCGCACGGAAGAGGCTACGGTTCAGGTGTTGGGAACCTCTTTTAATGTGAAAGCGCATAAAGATCAGCCTACCGAAGCTGTGGTAGTAAGTGGAAAGGTAGCATTTAATGCCATCAACCATCCAGAATCTCGAATGCTGCTCCAGCCTAACGATAAGGCCGTATTAAATGCTACTACTGGGGAAACCATTCAAAGCTTGGTAGATGCTACTAGCTACACTGCCTGGACGAACGGTACGTTGATCTTTGATAATCAACCTTTGGGCGAAGTGTTTACTGAACTAGCCCGTTGGTACGGAATGACAATAACTGTAGAAAACCCAACTATTCGGGAGTGCCGAGTTACCGCTAAATTTGATGATTTATCGCTAGCTACGGTGCTAGACCAGTTGCAATTCGTTGTTCCCATTACTTACCAGCTAGAAGAAAAGCGCATTTCGATTGGTGGCGATAGCTGTGAGAAAGAAATGCTGTAG
- a CDS encoding twin-arginine translocation signal domain-containing protein, with translation MKATANSRRNFLKETTALAGTAFLAPYNFYIQPTKPKLMEEIIGHGDFKYRVHKEWGDLNPSQTPVKNCHEMVMDSQGRLIMITDETKNNIIIYDKSGKLLSSWGDRYPGGHGLTLFNEGGEDVLFISDPDKGQVDKVAIDGSRKFMTLKSPYELGIYKKEEPYKPTETAIAPNGDIYVADGYGHQYIIQYDAEGNYIRHFGGKGDGDAQFSTAHGVAIDTRNPDNLTLLCTSRAHNAFKRFTLDGKYLETIFLPGAYVCRPVIDDENLYAGVCWSRLKYLNQTPDSGFVTILDKDNKVVSNPGGTEPEYRNGELQLMVQQQPLFNHCHDVCIDEDKNIYVCQWNANQTYPIKLERV, from the coding sequence ATGAAAGCAACGGCTAACTCTCGTCGCAATTTTTTGAAAGAAACCACTGCCTTGGCCGGAACGGCTTTTCTGGCTCCCTATAACTTTTACATTCAACCTACTAAACCTAAACTTATGGAAGAAATTATTGGCCACGGAGATTTTAAGTACCGCGTACATAAAGAATGGGGTGACTTGAACCCTAGCCAGACCCCAGTGAAGAACTGTCACGAGATGGTAATGGATTCGCAGGGGAGGCTAATTATGATTACCGATGAAACCAAGAACAATATTATCATTTACGATAAATCGGGCAAACTACTAAGTTCTTGGGGAGATCGTTATCCGGGTGGGCATGGCCTTACTTTATTTAACGAAGGCGGGGAAGATGTGCTCTTTATTTCTGACCCAGATAAAGGCCAAGTAGACAAAGTAGCAATAGACGGTAGCCGTAAGTTTATGACCTTGAAAAGTCCCTATGAGTTAGGCATTTATAAAAAAGAAGAGCCTTACAAACCTACCGAAACAGCAATCGCCCCCAATGGAGATATTTACGTAGCTGATGGCTACGGGCATCAGTACATTATTCAGTACGATGCTGAAGGAAACTACATTCGCCACTTTGGTGGGAAAGGTGATGGCGATGCCCAATTTTCTACCGCTCACGGCGTGGCTATTGATACCCGCAACCCAGATAATCTTACACTACTGTGTACTTCCCGCGCCCACAATGCATTCAAGCGTTTTACGCTAGACGGAAAATATCTGGAAACGATTTTTTTACCCGGTGCTTATGTTTGTCGTCCGGTGATTGATGATGAGAATCTGTACGCCGGAGTATGCTGGTCGCGCCTGAAGTACCTAAACCAAACGCCTGATTCGGGCTTTGTAACCATTCTGGATAAAGACAATAAAGTAGTTTCTAATCCCGGTGGTACCGAACCGGAGTACCGTAACGGTGAATTACAACTGATGGTACAGCAGCAACCGCTATTCAACCATTGCCACGATGTATGCATCGACGAAGATAAAAACATCTACGTTTGCCAGTGGAATGCCAATCAGACCTATCCGATTAAGTTGGAGCGAGTTTAA